In one window of Drosophila mauritiana strain mau12 chromosome X, ASM438214v1, whole genome shotgun sequence DNA:
- the LOC117148790 gene encoding myosin-G heavy chain isoform X2, producing the protein MSQSVRASKSSSCQAVQLTSGGGSVPHKFSSIVNKVESLISKMHHDKVNNFKLLQQQGQQQDQDPNRERDRDGDRGAQDDGEQECKCASLDSLNNLTDEEHEMLYTDSDDAEIAHITGTTAAQVHHAQIQMQSLHQQQQQQQHIRRSDLDQLTNESIRELNEQCCVSMGMHEAGGDLCGSGSGGDLGMANDNAWSVEEDIVYKCCTTATLTSNSSAGSLCEQCCLEEQLNFKMQMSQRDDNNNNEEQDMPHMESHPTSSSSCSPAPASVPASAPAPGPAPAPSPITTSNLIAFQGGNNPLASTALLIPGGNKTRRVSNASSGSVSRMETILEEPTESKISVKEILARFETMNFNESQSKASTLSSGARAAAQTLNVPLERLESRQAHAQRNEHGVDGGSRQNEQLQQSELHHHLQQQQQQQQHHQQQQQQQQLEDALEEHQMAADHQQQQQQLGQQQGQQQRFLKQQSYLHSARKSNAGQQPSSLTNGQVHHQEQMLQQQQQQSQSLPHHDLDANYLQDESNGGTPPSVTKYSLLQFAMQHFRNDQLRDADRHHERHQSAANRSYAELVKWQGHAIRLPLLRLPNDLAPLALECFDCILRYCGDIPLDPDLTEVKCVYTVLMHCHKYLALRDEVYCQLMKQTTANRSPCPDSSQRAWRLLSILAAYFGCSDALRPYLMEHLTSAASDRRRSCHGTAAVCLTNLRKTARCGGRKNVPSVEEVTAVSAGRSARRQIYRLPGGAERVVNTRCSTVVADVIAELCALLGVESEAEQQEFSLYCIVQGDAFTMPLAADEYILDVTTELLKSGQPFYLIFCRSVWHFALKREPAPMPLYVEVLFNQVAPDYLEGLLLELPGNGVPVPEMVRDMARIAALLHRAADLSHVPAMKEIKFLLPKPALGIREIRPAQWVGLVQSAWPQVANLSPGQVKAQFLNVLATWPLFGSSFFAVKRIWAEEGPHVEDNHSPMWRDLILALNRRGVLFLDPNTHETLQHWSFMEVISTRKVRSEDGALFLDMKVGNLMQQRVIRVQTEQAHEISRLVRQYITMAQISQRDKRELN; encoded by the exons ATGTCGCAGAGCGTGCGGGCCAGCAAGTCCTCCTCCTGCCAGGCGGTGCAACTGACCTCCGGCGGCGGGAGTGTGCCCCACAAGTTCAGCAGCATTGTCAACAAGGTGGAGTCGCTGATTAGCAAAATGCACCACGACAAGGTCAACAACTTTaagttgctgcagcagcagggtCAGCAGCAGGATCAGGATCCGAACCGAGAGAGGGATAGGGATGGGGATCGAGGAGCTCAAGATGATGGCGAACAGGAGTGCAAATGCGCCTCCTTGGACTCCCTGAACAACCTGACGGATGAGGAGCACGAGATGCTCTATACGGACTCGGATGATGCGGAAATAGCCCACATCACGGGCACCACTGCGGCCCAGGTGCACCATGCCCAAATTCAGATGCAGTCgctccaccagcagcagcagcaacagcagcacatCCGACGCAGTGATCTCGACCAGCTGACCAATGAGAGTATTCGGGAGCTGAATGAACAGTGCTGCGTCTCGATGGGAATGCACGAGGCTGGCGGGGATCTGTGTGGATCCGGCTCAGGCGGGGATCTCGGAATGGCCAACGACAATGCCTGGAGCGTTGAGGAGGACATCGTGTACAAGTGCTGCACCACCGCCACACTCACATCCAACTCCTCCGCCGGCAGTTTGTGCGAGCAGTGCTGTTTGGAGGAGCAGCTCAACTTCAAGATGCAAATGAGCCAAAGAGATGACAATAACAACAACGAGGAGCAGGATATGCCACACATGGAGTCACATCCCACCTCCAGTTCCAGCTGCTCTCCAGCTCCGGCTTCTGTACCAGCCtctgctccagctcctggtccggctcctgctccttctccCATCACCACCTCCAATTTGATTGCCTTTCAAGGCGGAAACAATCCGTTGGCATCTACGGCCCTGCTAATCCCGGGTGGAAACAAGACGCGGCGGGTCAGCAATGCCAGTAGCGGATCCGTCAGTCGCATGGAGACCATTCTTGAGGAGCCAACGGAGTCGAAGATCTCTGTCAAGGAGATCCTGGCGCGATTCGAGACCATGAACTTCAATGAG TCACAATCGAAGGCCTCCACTTTGTCGTCGGGCGCCCGAGCCGCCGCCCAGACATTGAATGTGCCGCTGGAGCGCCTGGAATCCCGCCAGGCGCACGCCCAGCGCAACGAGCACGGCGTGGATGGCGGATCACGGCAGAatgagcagctgcagcagtcGGAACTGCATCACCacctgcagcaacagcagcaacagcaacagcaccatcagcagcagcaacaacagcagcagttggAGGACGCTCTGGAGGAGCACCAGATGGCCGCCgatcaccagcagcagcagcagcagttgggTCAGCAGCAGGGTCAGCAGCAGCGCTTCCTCAAGCAGCAGAGCTACCTGCACTCCGCCCGGAAATCGAATGCTGGTCAACAGCCCTCGTCGCTGACCAACGGACAGGTGCATCACCAGGAGCagatgctgcagcagcaacagcagcagtcgcaGTCCCTGCCGCATCACGACCTGGATGCCAATTATCTGCAGGACGAGAGCAATGGTGGCACTCCACCCTCGGTCACCAAGTACTCGCTGCTCCAGTTCGCCATGCAGCACTTCCGCAATGA CCAACTGAGGGACGCTGACCGCCACCACGAGCGGCACCAGTCCGCCGCGAACCGCTCCTATGCGGAACTGGTCAAGTGGCAGGGCCACGCCATACGCCTGCCGCTCCTCCGACTTCCAAATGACCTGGCGCCACTGGCGCTCGAGTGCTTCGACTGCATCCTGCGCTACTGCGGCGATATACCGCTGGATCCCGACCTCACCGAGGTCAAGTGCGTCTACACTGTGCTCATG CATTGTCACAAATACTTGGCACTGCGCGACGAGGTCTACTGCCAGCTGATGAAGCAGACGACGGCCAACCGGTCACCATGTCCGGATAGCTCGCAGCGTGCCTGGCGCCTGCTCAGCATCCTGGCGGCATACTTTGGCTGCTCGGACGCACTGCGTCCCTACCTGATGGAGCACCTGACCTCGGCGGCATCCGATCGTCGCCGTTCTTGTCACGGCACAGCGGCCGTTTGTCTGACCAATCTCCGGAAGACAGCCCGCTGCGGCGGCCGCAAGAATGTTCCCAGTGTGGAGGAAGTGACGGCCGTGTCCGCTGGACGTTCAGCCAGGCGACAGATCTACCGCCTGCCCGGCGGAGCGGAGCGTGTGGTCAACACCCGTTGCTCCACCGTGGTGGCTGATGTCATTGCCGAACTGTGCGCCCTCCTGGGCGTGGAATCCGAGGCGGAGCAGCAGGAGTTCTCGCTGTACTGCATCGTCCAGGGTGATGCGTTCACCATGCCGCTGGCCGCCGATGAGTATATCCTCGATGTGACCACGGAGCTGCTCAAGTCCGGACAGCCCTTCTACCTGATCTTCTGCCGATCCGTTTGGCACTTCGCCTTGAAACGAGAACCGGCTCCCATGCCGCTCTACGTGGAGGTGCTCTTCAACCAGGTGGCGCCTGATTACCTAGAGGGTCTGCTGCTGGAACTGCCCGGCAATGGAGTGCCCGTGCCGGAAATGGTCAGGGATATGGCGAGAATCGCTGCCCTGCTCCATCGGGCCGCCGATCTGAGTCACGTGCCCGCGATGAAGGAGATCAAGTTCTTGCTGCCCAAGCCGGCGCTGGGTATCCGTGAGATCCGACCTGCCCAGTGGGTGGGTCTCGTTCAGTCAGCGTGGCCGCAGGTGGCCAACCTGAGTCCCGGCCAGGTGAAGGCGCAGTTCCTCAACGTGCTGGCCACCTGGCCGCTCTTCGGCAGCAGCTTCTTCGCAGTGAAGCGCATTTGGGCGGAGGAGGGTCCGCATGTGGAGGATAACCATAGTCCCATGTGGCGGGATCTCATCCTGGCGCTCAATCGACGTGGCGTCCTCTTCCTGGATCCCAATACACACGAGACCCTGCAGCACTGGAGCTTCATGGAGGTCATTTCCACGCGAAAG GTTCGCTCGGAGGATGGCGCCCTCTTCCTGGACATGAAGGTGGGCAATCTGATGCAGCAGCGCGTGATCCGCGTCCAAACGGAGCAGGCCCACGAGATCTCGCGCCTGGTGCGCCAGTACATCACCATGGCGCAGATCAGTCAGCGCGACAAGCGGGAGCTCAACTAA
- the LOC117148791 gene encoding neurogenic locus notch homolog protein 4: MLSDKRAALLLVTAITALKLEEMNAYRRNFDARQSSNSNIPLWKQRACEKSQKQRQNAHYVCDEKGDFKCLPGWQGDLCQVPMCRRGCDPMNGYCQRPGECRCRIGYSGELCDKCIPLPGCQHGGCTKPFECICKPGWAGLFCTEPSCRTGCHSTRGYCEAPGECRCRIGYAGRTCSECATMPGCQHGTCNKPLECLCLPGYTGLLCQTPICDPDCSKQHGYCRKPGECRCKVGWTGSQCDKCFPYPGCANGDCEAPWECNCHPGWGGMLCDEKLTYCVEHPDTCENGGKCTSLSREDGSYQCQCRQGFLGKNCEIRDDFLLTSEAPPRITPPTPAELELELDGELDQNGQQHIGTGVPDDSAPGDGLVGEKLPAGNEPERRKNDTAANVAAAGAGAEAGLMNPLPGNSNATRTTLVVATGTGSHNATNEALSAVTTRRATPIPLTSGEKAVKGNATSVTAATGPQPRPPPPIVASQEQTIANLAPAGTGTATAAPTATTAATSVTSHKDKPNVADEEEDEDDEDDEEDEDGEYDEEEDEDEDDEEDDSDQLIPNII, from the exons ATGTTGTCAGACAAAAGGGCGGCTCTCCTGCTGGTGACCGCGATCACCGCCCTCAAATTGGAGGAAATGAATGCCTACAGACGCAACTTCGATGCGCGGCAAAGTAGTAATTCGAATATTCCACTCTGGAAACAGCGA GCCTGTGAGAAATCACAGAAACAGCGACAAAATGCACACTATGTTTGCGATGAAAAAGGTGACTTTAAGTGCCTTCCTGGGTGGCAGGGTGATCTTTGCCAGGTGCCCATGTGTCGAAGGGGCTGTGACCCGATGAATG GTTACTGCCAGCGACCCGGGGAATGCAGATGTCGCATCGGATACAGCGGCGAACTCTGCGACAAGTGCATCCCGCTTCCTGGCTGCCAACATGGCGGTTGCACCAAGCCATTCGAGTGCATCTGTAAGCCTGGCTGGGCGGGACTCTTCTGCACGGAAC CAAGTTGCCGTACCGGATGCCACAGCACCCGTGGATATTGCGAAGCGCCTGGGGAGTGCCGCTGCCGGATTGGTTATGCCGGACGCACCTGCTCCGAGTGCGCCACGATGCCGGGCTGTCAGCACGGCACTTGCAACAAGCCACTGGAATGCCTCTGCCTGCCCGGCTATACCGGACTACTTTGCCAGACGC CAATCTGTGACCCAGATTGCAGCAAGCAGCACGGATATTGCCGCAAACCTGGCGAGTGCCG CTGCAAGGTGGGCTGGACGGGTAGCCAGTGCGACAAGTGCTTCCCGTATCCGGGATGTGCCAATGGGGATTGCGAGGCGCCGTGGGAGTGCAACTGCCATCCCGGCTGGGGCGGAATGCTGTGCGACGAGA AGCTCACCTACTGCGTGGAGCATCCGGACACGTGCGAAAACGGGGGCAAGTGCACTTCGCTGAGTCGCGAGGATGGGAGCTACCAGTGCCAGTGCCGGCAGGGATTTCTGGGCAAGAACTGCGAGATACGCGATGACTTTCTGCTGACCTCAGAGGCGCCACCGCGAATCACACCGCCCACACCCGCCGAACTCGAACTGGAACTAGATGGCGAACTGGACCAGAACGGGCAGCAGCACATCGGCACAGGTGTGCCCGATGACAGCGCGCCAGGAGACGGGCTGGTTGGGGAAAAGTTGCCGGCGGGTAACGAGCCGGAGCGGCGGAAAAATGACACCGCAGCCAACGTGGCAgccgcaggagcaggagctgaaGCAGGACTCATGAATCCACTACCCGGCAACAGCAACGCCACAAGGACGACATTGGTGGTGGCAACTGGAACTGGCAGCCACAATGCGACTAATGAAGCGTTAAGCGCCGTTACAACGAGGCGTGCCACCCCGATTCCCCTCACATCCGGCGAAAAAGCCGTAAAGGGTAATGCAACAAGTGTGACGGCAGCGACAGGACctcagccacgccccccgccgCCCATCGTTGCTAGCCAGGAGCAAACAATAGCAAATTTGGCGCCAGCTGGAacaggaacagcaacagcagcaccaacagctacaacagcagcaacatccgTGACCAGCCACAAGGATAAGCCAAATGTGGCTGACGAGGAAGAGGACGAAGATGACGAGGATGAtgaggaggatgaggatggCGAGTacgatgaggaggaggatgaggacgaggacgacgaggaggatgaCAGCGATCAACTCATACCAAATATTATATAG